GAAGTCGGAGTAGTCCTCGACGACGACCTCGACGAAGACCAGGTCGCCGCCGTTGGGCAGCTCGTGGGCCTCGACGATCTTGCGCACCTTCGCGCGGTAGGCGCCGGCGTCGTGGTGCTCGGGGTCGTGCGCGACCAGCCGGAGGGTACGGCGCGCGCAGTCGCGGATGAAGGCGTCGGCCTTGGCGTCGTACTCGATGTCGATCGTGCGCAGCTCGAGCGAGCGGGTCATCCTCGACAGCAGCGAGACGGCGACGATCGCCGCGATGAAGCAGGCGCCGATCTTCACGCCGTCCGGGCGCTCGAGGACGTTGTCGATCGTCGTGTAGACGAAGACGACCGAGATGAGGGTGAACGCGATCGTCCACCCGCGCTCGCGGGCCTTGCGGGCCGCCAGGGCGACGGCGACGCTCGCGGAGGTCATCAGGACCAGCACGCCGGTGGCGTACGCGCCACCCTGCGCGTCGACGTCGGCGTCGAAGATCCAGGTGATGACGAAGGCGGTCACGGTGAGCACGCACACCAGCGGGCGTACGGCGCCCGCCCACTCCGGCGCCATGCCGTAGCGCGGCAGGTAGCGGGGGATCAGGTTGAGCATGCCGGCCATCGCGGAGGCGCCGGCGAACCACAGGATGAGGATCGTCGAGACGTCGTAGACCGTGCCGAAGCCGTCGCCGAGGAACCGGTGCGCGAGGTAGGCCAGCGCGCGGCCGTTGGCGCTGCCGCCGTCCTCGAACTCCTTGGCCGGGATGAGCAGCGTGGTGACCAGGCTCGAGCAGATCAGGTAGACGCTCATCATGATCGCGGCGGTGGTGAGCAGCCGCTTGGTGTTGCGGATGCGTACGGCGGGCCGCCGGGCGTCGTCGTCCGGCGCCCCCTGGACGTGGGTCATCACCGCGACCCCGGTCTCGAAGCCGGACATGCCGAGTGCGAGCTTCGGGAACAGGGTGAGCGCGACGGCGATCATCAGCGCGACGTTGCCGTGCTCGACGCTCAGCGCGCTGGTCCAGTCGGTGACGACGTGCCCGTTCTCGAGCACGTGCGCGGCGCTGACGACGATCACGACGGCGTTGAGCACCAGGTAGACGCTGACCAGGCCGACGGCGAGTCCGATCGCCTCGGTGAAGCCCTTGAGGAAGACACCGCCCAGCAGGGCGATCAGCCCGAGCGTGATCCACAGCTCCTGGCCGTGCAGGAAGTCCGGCACGTGCGGGTTCTCGACCACGTGGGCGCTCGCGTCGGCGGCCGACAGGGTGATCGTGATGATGAAGTCCGTCAGCGCGAAGCCGAGGAGCGCGAGCACGAACAGCTTGCCGCGCCAGCCGACCAGGAGCCGCTCCAGCATCGCGATCGAGCCCTGCCCGTGCGGGCTCTCCGCCGCGACGCGGCGGTAGACCGGGAGTGCACCGAAGAGGGTCAGCAGGACCAGGACCACCGTCGCCAGCGGACTGAGCAGACCGGCGGCGAGGAACGCGATGCCCGGCTGGTAGCCGAGGGTGGAGAAGTAGTCGACACCGGTCAGGCACATGACCTGCCACCACGGGCGGGTGTGGTCGCGATCGTGCTGCTCGGCTCGGGGGGCGTTCGACGCCGGGACGGCGTCGGCGGTCACAGGGGTGCTCACGGCTCCATGCAACCCCCGCGACGCGCTCGGCGGGCACTGCCTAACGGACCCCTAACAGGCATCAGGCAGGCGTGAGGAGCGTGTCAGGATCGTGTCAGGACCGTCGGTTCCCGGGTCGGGCGCGACTTCACTGGAGGTCGTGAGCACGACACCGGTCACCCACCCCCCGATGCTGGACCAGTACGGCGTCCGCTGGGGGGTCGCCGGCGGCACCCTCTTCGTCGGCGCCGCGGCGTGCACCGCCGTACCGCTGGCCGGGTGGTCCGGCGTGCTGACGCTGCTGGCACTGACGGCCGCGTGGAGCCGCGTGCTGCCGCGGTCCTGGGCCGTGTCGCTGGCGGTGTCGGGGTGGGCCTTCGCGACCGGCTTCGCCGTGCACCATGCCGGCCGGCTGACCTTCGCCGGGGAGGACCTGCTCCGACTGGCCCTGTTCGTCGCCGTCGCCGCGCTGACCGCTGGACCGCCTGGAGCACAATGGCGCGCATGAGCAGGAGCCTGAGCCCGCGGCGCCGGGTGGGCGGGCTCGTCGTCGCGGTCGTGGCGCCCGTGCTGCTCGTACCGGCCCTGGCGCCGCTGCGCGACCACCTCAACCTGGCCAGCGACGTCGCCCTGTTCCTGGTGGTGGTCGTCGCCTCCGCACTCGTCGGCGGCGTGGTGCCCGCGCTCGTCGCGGCCGTGGTCGGTGCCGGGCTGCTCAACTTCTGGTTCACCCGGCCCTTCCACACCTTCGCGATCCACGACGCCAACAACGTCGTGGCGCTGGTCGCGTTCGTGGTGGTCGCCGTGATGGTCGGCTGGGTGGTCGACCTGGCGGCACGGCGGGCGGCCGCCGCAGCGGCTGCTGCCGAGATCGAGGCGGCCGACCGGATCCGCACCGCCCTGCTCGCCGCGGTCGGCCACGACCTCCGCACCCCGCTCGCCGCCGCGAAGGCCTCGGTCTCCGGTCTGCTGAGTGCCGATGTCGCCGTGTCGCGCGACGACCACGACGAGCTCCTCGCCACCGCCGACGATGCCCTCGACCGGCTGGCAGCCCTCGTGGGCAACCTGCTCGACATGAGCCGCCTCCAGGCGGGGGCGATCCCGGTGCGGCTGCGGCCGGTCGCCTTCGGCGACGTGCTGGCCTCGGCGCTGGACGACCTCGGAGTCGCGCCGCGCGGTGCGGTGCTCGACGTACCCGACGACCTGCCGGCCGTCGTCACCGATCCCGGCCTGCTCGAGCGGGTGCTCGTGAACCTCCTCGCCAACGCCCAGCGGTTCAGCCCGCCGGACCGGCCACCCCTGGTGCGGGCCGCGGCGACGCTCCAGCCACCGCGGCTGGTGGTCGAGGTGGTCGACCACGGCCCGGGCATCCGCGCCGGGGACGAGCAACGGATGTTCCGGCCGTTCCAGCGCCTCGGCGACTCCGACAACGCGACGGGGGTCGGTCTCGGCCTCGCCGTCGCGCGCGGCCTGGCCGACGCCGTCGGCGGTGAGCTGGCACCGGGACCGACCCCGGGTGGTGGCCTCACCATGCGGCTCACCCTGCCCGTGGAGGAGATCTCGTGAGCAAGGTGCTGGTGGTCGACGACGAGCCGCGCATCGTGCGGGCCCTCGCCATCCACCTGCGCGCACGCGGGTGGGACGTCGTCACGGCCGGGGACGGGACCGAGGCGCTCGACGCCGCGGCCCGCGCCCAACCCGACGTCGTGGTCCTGGATCTCGGGCTGCCCGACCTCGACGGGGTCGACGTGATCACCCGGCTCCGGGCACGCTCGCCGGTCCCCGTGCTCGTCCTGTCCGGGCGCTCGGACAGCGTCGACAAGGTCGATGCGCTGGACGCGGGCGCGGACGACTACGTCACCAAGCCCTTCGGCATGGACGAGCTGGTGGCGCGGCTGCGCGCCCTGGTCCGGCGCGGGCAGCCCGACGAGCCGACGACCACGGAGGCGGTCGTGACGTTCGGCGACGTCACCGTCGACCTCGGCGCCACCCGGGTCACCGTCCGCGGCGAGGAGGTCCGGCTCACGCCCACCGAGTGGCACCTGCTCGAGGTGCTGCTGCGCAACCCCGGCCAGCTGCTCAGCCAGCGCCGGCTGCTGACCGAGGTGTGGGGTCCCGGATACGAGAACGCCCACGGCAACCTGCGCCTGTACGTCGCCCAGCTGCGCCGCAAGCTCGAGGCCGACCCCGCGCGGCCGGTGCACATCCGCAACGAGCCGGGGATGGGCTACCGCTTCGAGCTGTGAGCCGGTGCTGCGAGGATGCGGCTCGTGGGCAAGGTGTTCGAGTGCGAGATCCAGGCGCGGCTGCGCGACATCAACCTCGGCGGACACGTCGACAACGTCGAGGCGATCCGGGTGCTCGACGAGGCCCGGCTGATGTTCTTCCGCCACGCCCGCCTCGCCGAGGGTGACGAGCCCCGCGGCCTGCTCCGCGACCTGCCGAAGGGCGTGACCGAGCTGGTCGGCTCCCAGCACGTCGAGTACCACGCCGAGATGCGCTTCGCCGCCTACCAGCCCTTCCTGGTGCGGATCTGGGTCAGCCACGTCAGCCGCTCCTCGTTCGCGGTCTCGCTCGAGCTGCGGGTCGCGCCCGACCACCCGCCGGCGGTCGTCGCCGAGACGAGCGCGGTGTTCTGGGACACCGCGGCCGGGTCGTCGTGGCCGATCTCCGACCAGGTGCGCGCCGCGCTGGCGGCGTACGCCGGCGAGCCGGTGGCGCTCAGGCCCCGGCCGGGACACTGACCTCCGGCGCGATCCGCCAGGCGAGGCCGAGCAGTCCGACCAGCGCCGCCAGGGCGAGGATCCCCGCGACCGCGGCGTGGAACGCGGCGTCGTGCCAGCCGTGGTCGAGGTGCAGCACGCCGCCCGCGAGCGAGGTCGCCGTCGCTGCAGCGAAGCCCGCCGGCAAGGTGAGCGCAGGCAGCCGCCGGGGACGGGACGCGCTGCGCGGGAGGCGGCGGACGTGGTGCACGATCGCCCAGCCCACCGCGAGGAGGCCGAGGATGCCGGAGGCGAACTGCGCCCACTGCTGACCGGGCAGGGCCCCGTGCGTCTCCCGCAACCAGGCGACGTGCCGCACACCCCACCGTCCCTCGTGGGTGAAGGCGTCCCACAGCGTGTGCGTGGTCGAGCCGACCACCGCCGCGAGCGGGGCGAGCAGCCAGGCACGGCGTCCGATCCGGGCACGGGCCGGGAGCCGGTCACGGATCACGCAGGGCGCGGTGTCGACGAGGGCGTCGCGCCCCAGCAGGTCCCAGAAGGCCAGCAGGACCAGGCTCAGCCCGAGGTCGAGAGTGGCGATGCCGGCCGCGCTGTGGCTGAAGCCGTAGAGCCCCCACGTCTGCGCGAGCACCGGCAGGTCGGGCGCCATCGACCCGATCACCAGCGCCGAGAGCGGCAGCCCGAGCCCCCGCAGCGGCAGTACGGCGGCCGGATGGGCCAGGGTGACCGGCACGTCAGGACCTCGGCGCCAGGTCCAGGGTCGCGGCGAGCTCCTGCCCGACCTCGATCCCCTCGGCCCGTCGTACGGCGACCTTCAGCGGCACCAGGTAGCGCCCGTCCTTCGGGAAGAGCGCGGTGCGGAAGTCGGTGTCGCCGATCCGCACGTCGACCGCCACCTGGCCCCAGTACTCCTGGCCGCGCGCGGCGTCCTTGATGTCGTCGCTGGTCCCAGCGGGCACCTCGAGGAAGACGAAGGGCGCCGGACCGCGCCACTCGACAACGGCGCCGGAGAAGACGAAACCGGGGTCGGGGGACGCGGGCACGTGGCCACGGTAGCCGTCAGGACCCGCTCGCCGGGTACGACGGCGAGAGGCGGCCCCGGGCGTCAGCGGCGCAGCAGGTCCGCGATCTCGTCGTACCCCCGCTGCTCGGCGTGCTGCAGCGGCGTGACGCCCTCACGGTCGGCGATGGACCGGTCGGCGCCGGCGTCGAGCAGGATCCGGACGATCTCCTGGTAGGGCTCGCTGCCGTCGCCGAGGATGATCGCCTCCAGCATCGAGGTCCAGCCGAGGTCGTTGACGTGGTCGATGTCGACGTCGGTCTGCACGACCCGGCGGACGTAGTCGACGTGGCCGCGCTCGCCGGCGGGGATCGGCGAGAGGCCGCCGTACCGGTTCTCGATCGTCAGGTCCGGGTTCGCCGGCAGCAGCGCCTCGAGCATCGCCACGCTGCCGGTCACGCCGGTCACCAGCCACGGGGTGTCGTGGCGGTCGTCGAGGGCGTCGGGGTCGGCACCCATCGCGACGAGCACCTCGGCGACCGCGACGTGGTCGTACGTCGAGGCCAGCAGCAGCGCGGTGCGCTGGTGGTCGTCGCGGGCCTCGACGTCGGCGCCGGCGCGCAGCGCGACGGCGACGGCGTCGGCGTTCCCGGTGCGGGCGGCGCGCAGCAGAGCGGCGTTCGCGTCGGCGGGCTTCTCGGCAGTGGTCACGTTGCTCAGGATCCTCCCCAGTCCGGCGTACCCGCGTTCGCGGGCCATCTGCAGCGGGGTCAGGCCCGCCGACGGCGAGACCATGTCGAGCTGGACGCCGCCGGCGGCGAGCACCCGCACGGTGGTGACGTACGACGCCGTGTCCTCGCCGAGCCAGACCGCCTCGTGGATCGCCTGGCAGCCGATCCGGTTGACGTGGTCGCGGTCGATGCCGGCGCGCAGCAGCTCGCCGACGACCAGACCGTGGCCGCGCTCGGCGGCGCGGATCAGGCCGGTGCCGTTCCAGCTGTCCTTGTCGTTCACCTCCGCGCCGTGCCGCAGCGCCAGTCGGAGCAGGTCGAGGTGGCCCTCGCTCGTGGCGATCAGGTACGCCGACTGCTCGGTCTCGTCCTTCGCGTCGACGTCGGCGCCCTGCCTGATCAGCCGCCGGGCGCGGGCGACGTCGTTGGCCCAGGCCGCGTCCCGCAGGCGCCGGTCGAGCCGGGCCTGCGGGACGGGAGCCCCGGTGGGAGCCGGGCTCGTCGTCGGCTCGGCCGCGACGGACCGCTCCACCGGGCGACCGGCATCCGCCGTCCCGGCGGGGTCTCCACCCCCGCACACACCCAGGACGAGCGCGAGCGGGAGCGTGACGACGACGAGCCGACGGTTCATCGCGTCGGGTCCGCGATGACCTCGTAGGGGCCCGAGGCGACCGGCTCGTCGAACTTGCTGTCGACGTACAGGACCTCGCCGCGGAACTCCTTGGCGGTGGTCAGCACGCGGTCGGGCGAGGAGGCGGCCTGGCGGACCAGCTTGGCCTTGCGGCCGTCGGCGGACAGGCGCAGGGTCGCGATCTGCTTCTTGAAGTTGCGGACCACGGTGAGGCGGTTGCCCTGCAGGACCAGGCCGTCGGCGTCGGTGAGGTCGGCACCACCGGTCCTCACCGCGCTGACCTTGCCGGTCCCGAGCGAGAAGCGCCACAGCGCGCCGGTGTTGCCCTGCGCGACGACGAGCGCCTTCTGGTCCTCGGTCACGACGATGCCACCGAGGTTGAAGCCGGCCTGCGTGGCGATGGTGGCGCTCGCGTCGGCGAACAGGCGCACCCGCCAGCCGTTGCGGCCCTTGTCGACCTTGTAGACCTCGGCGGCCTTGGAGTTGGTGAAGTACGCCGCACCGTCGGGGCCGATCGCCACGTCGTTGAGGAAGACGGGCTTGCCGGGGATCTGGAGGGCAGCGAGCAGGTCGCCCTTCTTGGAGTAGACCCACAGGTCGGGGCGGGTCGGGTTGTCGGTGCCGGGGTTTCCGATGCCGTTGGCGCCGGCGTCGTTGATGCCGTTGGGGCCGCCGGCGATGTAGACGCGGCCCTTGTCGTCGACCGTCACGCCACGCGCGGTGTAGCGGCCGTCGGTGCCGTTGCCGGCGAGCCACTCCTGGGTCCAGGAGACACCGGCCCTGCCACGGTGGATCTCGCCGCCGGTGACCTCGCTGACGTAGAACCGGCCGCGCTTCTCGTCCGCCCCGATGCCCTCGAACTTGGAGCCGGCCGGGTTGCTCGCGTCGACGGCGTCACCGTGCAGGTTGTAGACAGCGGCGTGGCCGTTGTCGCGGTCCTTGTCGGCGAAGGCCGGGGTCGCGGTGCCGAACGCGGCACCGAGGGTGCTGACCGCGGTGGCGGCGAGCAGCGTGCTGGCGATGGTCGTGCGGTTCATCGTCTCTCCTGGAGTGGGTGGATCGGGTTGATGTGCTCCACTCTCGCCCGGCCCGGGACCTCCGGACGTCGGGCAGCCGGCTACCCCTCGATAGCCGAATGGTTGATGCCGCCGACCGTCGTCGCTCCCTAGGGTGGGCGCACCATGTCCCTGCCCTCCCTGTCCCACCGACCCTCGGTCTCGCTCGGCCTGCGCCGGCCCGGCGAGCACGGCATCCTCGCGCCCGCCGGCCGCCTCGACCGCTGGCTGCTGGGGGTGCTCGTGGTCATGCTCGTGACCTGCGCGGTGCGCTACGTCGACCGGCACGCCCTCGACGCGACCGGCGTCGCCGTGCTGGCCGGTGCGTTCGTGCTCGGCCTGGCCTACGCGACCCGGGGGCTGCTGGCCGACCGCAGCTGGTGGCCGACGGCCTGGGTGAGCGGCATGGTGGTGCTGTGGGGCGCGTTGACCGCGGTGGCGCCGTCGTTCGCGTGGTGCGCCGTCCCGGTCGCGTTCGCGGTGATGCGGGTGCTCCCGTTCCCCTGGGCGGTCGGCACGGTCGTGCTGATGACGGTCCTGCTGACCGCCGCCTGGCAGCGGATCACCGACGGCTTCGACCCGGTCCAGGTCGCCGGCCCGATCGGCGTCGGCCTGGTCACCGTGCTCGCCTACCGTGCGCTCGACAACGAGTCGCGAGCACGCCAGGACCTGCTCGACCGGCTGCTCGAGGCGCAGGCCGAGCTCGCCGAGGAGCAGCACCGCACCGGCGCCCTCGCCGAGCGGACCCGCCTGTCCCGCGAGATCCACGACTCCGTGGGTCAGGGCCTCTCGAGCATCAACCTGCTCCTCCAGGCCGCCGAGCAGTCCTGGTCCGCGCAGCCCGCGACCGCCCGCGAGCACGTCCGGACCGCCGCGGCCACGGCCCGTGACGGCCTCGACGAGGTACGCCGCGTCGTACGCGACCTCGCGCCTGCCGACCTCGCCGGCGACGTCACCGGTCACGCGCTTCCCGACGCGCTGCGCCTCGCCGCCGACCAGTGGGCCCAGGCCTCCCCCGGCACGCGGGTCGAGGTCCGCGTCGACGGCGAGCCGGTCGTCGTCCCCCCGGACGTGGCGGCGGCCCTGGTCCGCACCGCCCGCGGGGCGCTGGCCAACGTGCGCGAGCACGCCGAGGCCCGGCGCGTGGCACTCACTCTCACCTACCACCTCGACGAGGTGGTCCTCGACGTCCGCGACGACGGTCGTGGCTTCGACCCCGCACAGGTGCGTGCCGTGGGGACGCGCGGCCGCGGTCTCGCCGGCGTCCGCGACCGGGCGGAGGCCCTCGGCGGACGCGCCGACGTCGAGAGCGCCCCGGGCGAGGGCACGACCGTGTCCGTCCGCTTCCCCGTGACCCAGGCCAAGGAGGAGCGATGATCCGGATCGTGCTGGTCGACGACCACCCGGTCATCCGGGCCGGGCTGCGTGCGCTGGTCGAGGGACAGGAGGACCTGTCCGTGGTCGGCGAGGCGGACGGGCTCGACCGCGCGGTCGCGGTGGTCGGCGCCGACCAGCCCGACGTCGTTCTGATGGACCTCAGCCTCGGCGACGGCGAGGCCGGCGGTGCCGAGGTCACCGCCGCGTTGCGGGCGCTGGACCCGCCGCCGGAGGTGCTCGTCCTGACGACGTACGACACCGAGTCCGACATCCTGCGCGCGCTCGAGGCCGGCGCCCGCGGCTACCTGCTCAAGGACGCCCCGCCCGACGAGCTGTTCGCCGGCATCCGCGCCACCGCCCGCGGCGAGACCGTCCTCGCGCCGTCGGTCGCCGCGACGCTCGTGCGCCGCACGACGCCCGGCGCGGTCACCATCACCGAGCGCGAGGTCGAGGTGCTCGAGCTGCTCTCCCGCGGCCTCGGCAACAAGGAGATGGCGCGTGAGCTGTTCGTCTCCGAGGCCACGGTCAAGTCGCACCTGTCGCACATCTACACCAAGCTCGGCGTCGACACCCGCGCCGGCGCGGTCGCCGCGGCCATCGAGCGGCGGATCATCCGCGCCTGAGGGTTGCGGTTTGGGACCAAACCGCGGCAGATCCGGGCGAAATCGTGCGGTCTGTGCCCAAACGACGACTGGTCAGACCAGGTCGGCGAGCGGCACGGCCGGGTCCCGGACCGCGTCGGTGACCTGCCGGCCGACCACCGCGCGCAGGGGACCGATCGCGTCCCAGTCGTTGAGGTGCATCCCGGCGACCACGCGGTCCTCCTGCAGCCACAGCACGCTCGCCTGGCGGCCGGCGAGGTCGCCGCGGACCACGAGGTCGTGGCCGGCTCCCCCGGCGACGTGGCCGACGTACTCCATCCCGAGGTCGTACTGGTCGGTGAAGAAGTACGGCAGCCTCGTGTACGGCTCGTCGCTGCCGAGCATCACCCGCGCGGCGTGGCGGCCGTGGTGGATGGCGGTGTCCCAGTGCTCGACGCGGACGTGGGTGCCGAGCGTGGGGTGGTCGTGGTTGGCGACGTCGCCCGCGGCGAGGACGTGGGGGTCGGGGGTACGCAGCCAGGCGTCGACGAGGACGCCGTTGTCGACGGCCAGGCCGGCCCGGGCCGCGAGCTCGTCGGTCGGGGAGACGCCGACGGCGACCAGGAGCAGGTCGGCGACCACGGGGCCGGAGCCCTCGACGTGGACGACGGCCTCGCCGTGCTCGTCCTCGATGCCGACGACCTGGGCGCCCAGCCGCAGGTCGACGCCGTGCTCGCGGTGCAGGTCGGCGAAGACGGTCGCGACCTCGTCACCGAGCACCCGCTGCAGCGGCAGCGGCGCCGACTCGAGGACGGTCACCGACGCGCCCCGTTGGCGGGCGGCCGAGGCGACCTCGAGACCGATCCAGCCGGCGCCGATGATCGCGATCCGCGCGCCCTCCGTCAGCCGCTCGCGCAGGGCGAGGGCGTCGTCGAGGGTGCGCAGGTGGACCACCGGCGCACGCGACGCGTCGGCCATCGGCAGGTGGCGCGGGGTGGCGCCGGTGGCGAGCAGCAGCCGGTCGTAGGGCAGCTCACCCGACTCGAGCCGCACCCGCCGCCGGTCGAGGTCGAGCCCGGTCGCGACGGTGCCCGTGCGGAGGTCGACCTGGTGCTCGTCGTACCACTCCGGCGGGTGCACGGACGCCTCCTGCGGCTGCGAGGAGCCGAGCAGGAGGCCCTTGGACAGCGGCGGCCGCTCGTACGGCGGGTGCGGCTCGCCTCCCACCACGACGATGTCGCCGGTGTGCCCCTGCTCGCGCAGCTCTGCGGCTGCGCTGGCCGCGGCGAGCCCGCCGCCGATCACCACGACGTTCATCGCCGCCCGCTCCTCAGGTCGAGGAGCTCCGCACGCCTGCGGGCGTCGTCACGCGGCTGCTGAGCATCGCCGGGTCGCCACCCCTCTTCTAAAACTGTCACGCTTACCATTTAGATCCTGTGGAATGGCGGTGTCAACCGTCGGACCCTGCGGCCACACTCCTGCCATGGCTGAGCGACGACACGGAACCCCCACCCCGCCGACCGACTCCGAGGTGGTCGCCGAGCGCTGGGACGGCGAGGACCTGTCCGGCCGGACCTTCCGACGAGTCGCCTTCGTCGACGTCGACCTGACCGACGTCGTCGCGCGGGGCGCGAGCTTCGAGGAGTG
This genomic interval from Nocardioides kongjuensis contains the following:
- a CDS encoding thioesterase family protein, producing the protein MGKVFECEIQARLRDINLGGHVDNVEAIRVLDEARLMFFRHARLAEGDEPRGLLRDLPKGVTELVGSQHVEYHAEMRFAAYQPFLVRIWVSHVSRSSFAVSLELRVAPDHPPAVVAETSAVFWDTAAGSSWPISDQVRAALAAYAGEPVALRPRPGH
- a CDS encoding sensor histidine kinase, which encodes MSRSLSPRRRVGGLVVAVVAPVLLVPALAPLRDHLNLASDVALFLVVVVASALVGGVVPALVAAVVGAGLLNFWFTRPFHTFAIHDANNVVALVAFVVVAVMVGWVVDLAARRAAAAAAAAEIEAADRIRTALLAAVGHDLRTPLAAAKASVSGLLSADVAVSRDDHDELLATADDALDRLAALVGNLLDMSRLQAGAIPVRLRPVAFGDVLASALDDLGVAPRGAVLDVPDDLPAVVTDPGLLERVLVNLLANAQRFSPPDRPPLVRAAATLQPPRLVVEVVDHGPGIRAGDEQRMFRPFQRLGDSDNATGVGLGLAVARGLADAVGGELAPGPTPGGGLTMRLTLPVEEIS
- a CDS encoding ankyrin repeat domain-containing protein produces the protein MNRRLVVVTLPLALVLGVCGGGDPAGTADAGRPVERSVAAEPTTSPAPTGAPVPQARLDRRLRDAAWANDVARARRLIRQGADVDAKDETEQSAYLIATSEGHLDLLRLALRHGAEVNDKDSWNGTGLIRAAERGHGLVVGELLRAGIDRDHVNRIGCQAIHEAVWLGEDTASYVTTVRVLAAGGVQLDMVSPSAGLTPLQMARERGYAGLGRILSNVTTAEKPADANAALLRAARTGNADAVAVALRAGADVEARDDHQRTALLLASTYDHVAVAEVLVAMGADPDALDDRHDTPWLVTGVTGSVAMLEALLPANPDLTIENRYGGLSPIPAGERGHVDYVRRVVQTDVDIDHVNDLGWTSMLEAIILGDGSEPYQEIVRILLDAGADRSIADREGVTPLQHAEQRGYDEIADLLRR
- a CDS encoding response regulator, whose amino-acid sequence is MSKVLVVDDEPRIVRALAIHLRARGWDVVTAGDGTEALDAAARAQPDVVVLDLGLPDLDGVDVITRLRARSPVPVLVLSGRSDSVDKVDALDAGADDYVTKPFGMDELVARLRALVRRGQPDEPTTTEAVVTFGDVTVDLGATRVTVRGEEVRLTPTEWHLLEVLLRNPGQLLSQRRLLTEVWGPGYENAHGNLRLYVAQLRRKLEADPARPVHIRNEPGMGYRFEL
- a CDS encoding SMP-30/gluconolactonase/LRE family protein; the encoded protein is MNRTTIASTLLAATAVSTLGAAFGTATPAFADKDRDNGHAAVYNLHGDAVDASNPAGSKFEGIGADEKRGRFYVSEVTGGEIHRGRAGVSWTQEWLAGNGTDGRYTARGVTVDDKGRVYIAGGPNGINDAGANGIGNPGTDNPTRPDLWVYSKKGDLLAALQIPGKPVFLNDVAIGPDGAAYFTNSKAAEVYKVDKGRNGWRVRLFADASATIATQAGFNLGGIVVTEDQKALVVAQGNTGALWRFSLGTGKVSAVRTGGADLTDADGLVLQGNRLTVVRNFKKQIATLRLSADGRKAKLVRQAASSPDRVLTTAKEFRGEVLYVDSKFDEPVASGPYEVIADPTR
- a CDS encoding amino acid transporter, producing the protein MSTPVTADAVPASNAPRAEQHDRDHTRPWWQVMCLTGVDYFSTLGYQPGIAFLAAGLLSPLATVVLVLLTLFGALPVYRRVAAESPHGQGSIAMLERLLVGWRGKLFVLALLGFALTDFIITITLSAADASAHVVENPHVPDFLHGQELWITLGLIALLGGVFLKGFTEAIGLAVGLVSVYLVLNAVVIVVSAAHVLENGHVVTDWTSALSVEHGNVALMIAVALTLFPKLALGMSGFETGVAVMTHVQGAPDDDARRPAVRIRNTKRLLTTAAIMMSVYLICSSLVTTLLIPAKEFEDGGSANGRALAYLAHRFLGDGFGTVYDVSTILILWFAGASAMAGMLNLIPRYLPRYGMAPEWAGAVRPLVCVLTVTAFVITWIFDADVDAQGGAYATGVLVLMTSASVAVALAARKARERGWTIAFTLISVVFVYTTIDNVLERPDGVKIGACFIAAIVAVSLLSRMTRSLELRTIDIEYDAKADAFIRDCARRTLRLVAHDPEHHDAGAYRAKVRKIVEAHELPNGGDLVFVEVVVEDYSDFESRVVVTGSVAHKEYRVLTVHAATIPNALAALLLDLRDRTGVRPHMYFEWTEGSPVPQMARFLLFGTGEVAPLTREVLRRAEPDPRRRPYVHAG
- a CDS encoding sensor histidine kinase, with amino-acid sequence MSLPSLSHRPSVSLGLRRPGEHGILAPAGRLDRWLLGVLVVMLVTCAVRYVDRHALDATGVAVLAGAFVLGLAYATRGLLADRSWWPTAWVSGMVVLWGALTAVAPSFAWCAVPVAFAVMRVLPFPWAVGTVVLMTVLLTAAWQRITDGFDPVQVAGPIGVGLVTVLAYRALDNESRARQDLLDRLLEAQAELAEEQHRTGALAERTRLSREIHDSVGQGLSSINLLLQAAEQSWSAQPATAREHVRTAAATARDGLDEVRRVVRDLAPADLAGDVTGHALPDALRLAADQWAQASPGTRVEVRVDGEPVVVPPDVAAALVRTARGALANVREHAEARRVALTLTYHLDEVVLDVRDDGRGFDPAQVRAVGTRGRGLAGVRDRAEALGGRADVESAPGEGTTVSVRFPVTQAKEER
- a CDS encoding NAD(P)/FAD-dependent oxidoreductase — encoded protein: MNVVVIGGGLAAASAAAELREQGHTGDIVVVGGEPHPPYERPPLSKGLLLGSSQPQEASVHPPEWYDEHQVDLRTGTVATGLDLDRRRVRLESGELPYDRLLLATGATPRHLPMADASRAPVVHLRTLDDALALRERLTEGARIAIIGAGWIGLEVASAARQRGASVTVLESAPLPLQRVLGDEVATVFADLHREHGVDLRLGAQVVGIEDEHGEAVVHVEGSGPVVADLLLVAVGVSPTDELAARAGLAVDNGVLVDAWLRTPDPHVLAAGDVANHDHPTLGTHVRVEHWDTAIHHGRHAARVMLGSDEPYTRLPYFFTDQYDLGMEYVGHVAGGAGHDLVVRGDLAGRQASVLWLQEDRVVAGMHLNDWDAIGPLRAVVGRQVTDAVRDPAVPLADLV
- a CDS encoding response regulator, which gives rise to MIRIVLVDDHPVIRAGLRALVEGQEDLSVVGEADGLDRAVAVVGADQPDVVLMDLSLGDGEAGGAEVTAALRALDPPPEVLVLTTYDTESDILRALEAGARGYLLKDAPPDELFAGIRATARGETVLAPSVAATLVRRTTPGAVTITEREVEVLELLSRGLGNKEMARELFVSEATVKSHLSHIYTKLGVDTRAGAVAAAIERRIIRA
- a CDS encoding DUF1905 domain-containing protein, with product MPASPDPGFVFSGAVVEWRGPAPFVFLEVPAGTSDDIKDAARGQEYWGQVAVDVRIGDTDFRTALFPKDGRYLVPLKVAVRRAEGIEVGQELAATLDLAPRS
- a CDS encoding DUF4184 family protein — protein: MPVTLAHPAAVLPLRGLGLPLSALVIGSMAPDLPVLAQTWGLYGFSHSAAGIATLDLGLSLVLLAFWDLLGRDALVDTAPCVIRDRLPARARIGRRAWLLAPLAAVVGSTTHTLWDAFTHEGRWGVRHVAWLRETHGALPGQQWAQFASGILGLLAVGWAIVHHVRRLPRSASRPRRLPALTLPAGFAAATATSLAGGVLHLDHGWHDAAFHAAVAGILALAALVGLLGLAWRIAPEVSVPAGA